The proteins below are encoded in one region of Nitrospira sp.:
- a CDS encoding radical SAM protein, with the protein MMRSILYVFLPCKQVYPLGATYLADFVHRRRPDVRQHILDLSPYPADQRLQAVRDAATSFAPDLVCFSWRDIQIFSPHEGDSSLEHAFNFYFASNPLKRVAASFEGLRQLYRYYSHIRANLSYPWMISKEFPKAHIMIGGGAFTAFADQLIEKLPEGVVGILGEGEDAILKVVNGQPLDGERYIYREGKRVVKGQQGVTVLLDTQTVDLPYLTSIFPQYRDYVGESIGVQTKRGCPYDCAFCLYPYIEGKRVRYRPPDMVVKDISQHYHQWGARKFWFTDAQFITGREAYPQCTEILERILAEKLDIQWSGYIRTSLITPELARLMVRSGVGDLEVAITSGSQEVLNNLHMGFKLERLYDGCRYLAEAGFKGKVILNYSLNSPKETEETLLQSVESYKAVASILGEDRVFPLMFFLGIQPNTDLEHRLLEEGYLSAGYNPLMLTPTSIRKLLYNPAPLNNIIAKACLAAWERKQGSRDPRAWTGSLSQAHDHGSSDSSKTYADGSLIKGIEGNSGREALLTLEEILRSRKTERSVTASSPRPAATPSR; encoded by the coding sequence ATGATGCGGTCTATCCTCTATGTGTTCCTGCCCTGCAAGCAGGTGTATCCTTTGGGGGCCACCTATTTGGCGGATTTCGTCCATCGGCGGCGACCGGATGTGCGTCAGCACATTCTGGATCTTTCTCCCTATCCCGCCGACCAGCGCCTTCAGGCCGTGCGGGATGCCGCCACCTCGTTCGCCCCGGATCTCGTGTGTTTTTCATGGCGGGACATTCAGATTTTTTCGCCGCATGAAGGCGATTCGTCGTTGGAACATGCATTCAATTTCTATTTCGCCAGCAACCCGTTGAAACGCGTCGCGGCCTCGTTTGAAGGCCTCCGGCAGCTCTACCGCTACTACAGCCACATCCGCGCCAACCTGTCGTATCCATGGATGATCAGCAAGGAATTTCCCAAGGCGCACATTATGATCGGCGGAGGGGCCTTTACGGCATTCGCCGATCAGTTGATCGAAAAGCTGCCCGAGGGCGTGGTCGGCATCCTCGGGGAAGGCGAGGATGCAATTCTGAAGGTCGTCAACGGTCAACCGCTCGACGGTGAACGCTACATCTATCGGGAAGGCAAGCGGGTCGTGAAGGGGCAGCAGGGCGTCACGGTGTTGCTCGACACGCAAACCGTCGACCTGCCCTATCTCACGTCCATCTTTCCGCAATACCGAGACTATGTCGGCGAGTCCATCGGCGTGCAGACCAAACGCGGGTGTCCGTATGACTGCGCCTTCTGCCTCTATCCGTATATCGAGGGCAAGCGGGTTCGCTACCGGCCGCCCGACATGGTCGTCAAGGACATCTCGCAGCATTACCATCAATGGGGCGCGCGCAAGTTCTGGTTCACCGATGCCCAGTTCATTACGGGCCGCGAGGCGTACCCGCAATGCACCGAGATCCTGGAGCGGATTCTTGCCGAAAAACTGGATATTCAATGGTCGGGCTACATCCGGACGTCATTGATTACCCCCGAGTTGGCCAGGCTGATGGTTCGCTCAGGGGTCGGCGATCTGGAGGTGGCCATCACCTCGGGAAGCCAGGAGGTTCTGAACAACCTGCACATGGGGTTCAAGTTGGAGCGCCTCTATGACGGATGCCGCTACCTCGCCGAGGCAGGGTTCAAGGGAAAGGTCATTCTCAATTATTCGCTGAACTCCCCCAAGGAGACCGAAGAGACCTTGCTGCAAAGCGTCGAATCCTACAAAGCCGTGGCGTCGATTCTGGGAGAGGACCGTGTCTTTCCCCTCATGTTCTTCCTCGGAATCCAGCCGAATACGGACTTAGAGCATCGCCTGTTGGAGGAGGGCTATCTGTCGGCTGGCTACAACCCCCTGATGTTGACGCCGACGAGTATCCGGAAGCTCCTCTACAACCCGGCCCCGCTCAACAACATCATCGCCAAGGCGTGCCTCGCCGCCTGGGAACGGAAGCAGGGCAGCCGGGATCCCAGAGCGTGGACGGGTTCGCTCTCTCAAGCGCATGACCACGGATCGAGTGACAGCTCCAAAACGTACGCGGATGGGAGCCTCATCAAGGGAATCGAGGGCAACTCGGGTCGGGAGGCGCTCTTGACCCTCGAGGAAATCCTCCGTTCACGGAAGACGGAACGCTCGGTGACCGCCTCGTCTCCACGTCCGGCAGCGACTCCATCGCGCTAG
- the ubiE gene encoding ubiquinone/menaquinone biosynthesis C-methyltransferase UbiE, which yields MVQVQDPPLEPRTEPVAPQAVSRWSGQAREQAVQNMFTAIARWYDLNNTLLSFGLHHRWKHQVIECLMDRSASARGVRSSEVSAELRSVLDIGAGTADLALLIEPRLQPQGRVIAADLNHAMLVEGQRKVRARGLSARIACMEVNAEHLSFPDGRFDAVTTGFCMRNVGNLGVAFNEIHRVLKPGGRFVCLEFSRPPQAWLRSLYDWYSFTLLPRIGTLVAKDRTGVYEYLPASIRTFPDQETLCRRLMDAGFCDVSYRNLTGGIVAIHWASKGAESSVK from the coding sequence ATGGTACAGGTGCAAGATCCGCCGCTCGAACCGCGGACCGAACCAGTCGCCCCGCAGGCCGTGTCCCGGTGGTCCGGCCAGGCGCGCGAGCAGGCCGTGCAGAATATGTTCACGGCGATCGCGCGGTGGTACGACCTGAACAATACGCTGTTGAGTTTCGGGCTTCATCACCGCTGGAAACACCAAGTCATCGAATGCTTGATGGACCGGAGCGCAAGCGCCCGCGGCGTCCGTAGCAGCGAGGTCTCGGCCGAGCTGCGTTCTGTATTGGATATTGGAGCCGGCACCGCCGATCTTGCCCTGTTGATCGAACCGCGCTTGCAGCCACAGGGTCGCGTGATCGCAGCAGACCTGAATCATGCGATGCTCGTGGAAGGACAACGTAAAGTCCGCGCGCGCGGGCTGAGTGCTCGTATCGCGTGCATGGAAGTCAACGCCGAGCATCTGAGTTTTCCTGATGGGCGTTTCGACGCCGTCACGACCGGCTTTTGCATGCGGAACGTCGGGAACCTCGGTGTCGCCTTCAACGAGATTCATCGGGTGTTGAAACCAGGTGGCCGGTTCGTCTGTTTAGAGTTCTCCCGGCCGCCGCAGGCGTGGCTCCGCAGCCTGTATGATTGGTACTCGTTCACGCTGTTGCCTCGGATCGGCACCCTCGTGGCCAAGGACCGGACTGGAGTCTACGAGTACCTCCCGGCTTCCATCCGGACCTTCCCCGATCAAGAGACGCTCTGTCGGCGTCTCATGGATGCCGGCTTTTGCGACGTGTCCTACCGCAATCTGACCGGCGGGATCGTCGCCATCCATTGGGCCTCGAAAGGTGCTGAGTCCTCGGTCAAATGA
- the uvrA1 gene encoding UvrABC system protein A yields the protein MGNSIVIKGAREHNLKNLDVEIPRDKLVVMTGLSGSGKSSLAFDTIYAEGQRRYVESLSAYARQFLEQMGKPDVDSIEGLSPAISIEQKSTSHNPRSTVGTVTEIYDYLRLLFARIGHPFCHSCGEEITAQTVQQIVDTIQQLPDGTKAHILAPIVRGRKGEYRKELLDMRRAGYVRARVDGRVVDLGDDISLDKQKKHTIEVIVDRVVMKRDQAMSRRLADSVETALKLGGGLVAVLTDDDEPRIYSEKLACIKCGVSYPEITPRIFSFNSPHGACPACDGIGYAMPPDSSEDEDLTLLERCATCQGSRLRPESLSIKVHCRSIAEVTQLSVRASADFFRTLKLSEREQLIAHRILKEIRERLGFLVNVGLDYLTLDRAATTLSGGEGQRIRLATQIGSGLVGVLYILDEPSIGLHQRDNRRLLQTLLRLRDLGNTVVVVEHDTETMLAADHILDLGPGAGAHGGQLVAQGTPTQIMGNAESLTGRYLKGIESVSLPTRTRSPRGFLTVAGATKHNLKNITARVPLGLFICVTGVSGSGKSTLVLEVLFHSLWQMLNEKKPRIDGCKQLQGVEALDKVIDIDQSPIGRTPRSNPATYTGLFTFIRDLFAQLPESRVRGYKPGRYSFNVKGGRCEACEGDGLIKIEMHFLPDVYVTCEVCKGQRYNRETLDVLYKGKSIADILNMTVDEALVFFDAVPFIKAKLQTLHDVGLHYIRLGQSATTLSGGEAQRVKLSRELSKRATGRTLYILDEPTTGLHFADIQRLLDVLDRLVEAGNTVLVIEHNLDMIRNADWIIDLGPEGGDRGGKVVAEGTPKEIARVKESYTGQVLKEAGVG from the coding sequence ATGGGCAACAGCATCGTCATCAAGGGCGCGCGCGAGCACAATCTGAAGAATCTCGACGTCGAGATTCCGCGGGATAAGCTCGTCGTCATGACCGGCTTAAGCGGATCCGGCAAATCGTCACTCGCCTTCGATACGATCTATGCCGAGGGGCAGCGTCGCTATGTGGAGTCGCTGTCGGCCTATGCGCGGCAATTCCTCGAGCAGATGGGCAAGCCCGACGTCGACTCGATCGAGGGACTTTCTCCCGCCATCTCCATTGAACAGAAGAGCACCAGCCATAATCCTCGATCCACCGTCGGCACCGTCACGGAAATCTATGATTATCTCCGGCTGCTGTTCGCACGCATTGGTCACCCGTTCTGTCATAGCTGTGGCGAGGAAATCACTGCGCAGACCGTCCAGCAAATTGTCGACACGATTCAGCAGCTCCCGGATGGGACCAAGGCGCACATTCTTGCCCCGATCGTGCGCGGCCGCAAAGGTGAGTATCGAAAGGAGCTGCTCGACATGCGGCGGGCCGGGTACGTGCGGGCGCGGGTCGATGGGCGTGTGGTCGATCTCGGTGACGACATCAGTCTCGACAAACAGAAGAAGCATACCATTGAAGTCATTGTCGATCGTGTGGTGATGAAGCGCGATCAGGCGATGTCCCGTCGGCTGGCGGATTCAGTGGAGACCGCCCTGAAACTGGGCGGCGGTCTCGTGGCCGTGCTCACCGACGATGACGAGCCCCGGATCTACAGCGAGAAGCTGGCCTGTATCAAATGTGGCGTGAGCTATCCGGAAATCACGCCGCGCATCTTCTCCTTCAACAGTCCGCACGGAGCCTGCCCCGCTTGTGACGGCATCGGTTATGCCATGCCGCCGGACAGTTCGGAGGACGAGGATTTGACACTCCTTGAGCGTTGCGCGACATGTCAGGGTTCGCGCCTCAGGCCCGAGAGTCTCTCCATTAAAGTCCATTGCCGCAGCATTGCGGAGGTCACGCAGCTGTCCGTACGGGCCTCGGCGGACTTCTTTCGCACGCTCAAACTCTCTGAACGGGAACAGCTCATCGCCCATCGGATCTTGAAGGAAATCCGGGAACGGCTGGGCTTTCTCGTCAACGTCGGGCTCGATTACCTGACGCTCGACCGCGCCGCAACCACGCTCTCCGGCGGAGAAGGTCAGCGCATTCGTCTGGCGACCCAGATCGGATCTGGTCTGGTCGGTGTGCTGTATATTTTGGATGAGCCATCCATTGGATTGCATCAACGCGATAACCGCCGGTTGCTGCAGACGCTCCTGCGCCTGCGTGATTTGGGGAATACGGTCGTGGTGGTGGAGCACGACACTGAGACGATGCTGGCCGCGGACCATATCCTCGATCTGGGGCCTGGCGCCGGAGCCCATGGCGGCCAATTGGTTGCGCAGGGTACGCCGACTCAAATCATGGGGAACGCCGAGTCCTTGACCGGCCGGTATCTGAAGGGAATCGAGTCCGTCAGTTTGCCCACCCGGACGAGATCACCCAGGGGATTCCTGACCGTGGCCGGTGCGACGAAGCACAACCTGAAAAACATTACGGCGCGCGTGCCGCTCGGCCTGTTCATCTGCGTGACCGGCGTGTCGGGCTCGGGCAAGAGCACCTTGGTCCTCGAAGTGCTCTTCCATTCCCTGTGGCAGATGCTCAATGAGAAGAAGCCGCGGATCGATGGATGCAAGCAGCTTCAAGGCGTCGAGGCTCTCGACAAGGTCATCGACATCGACCAGTCTCCGATCGGCCGCACGCCGAGGAGTAATCCGGCCACCTATACCGGGCTCTTCACGTTCATTCGCGACCTCTTCGCGCAGTTGCCAGAATCGCGGGTGCGCGGATACAAGCCGGGCCGCTATAGCTTTAACGTGAAAGGCGGTCGCTGCGAAGCCTGTGAAGGGGATGGCTTGATCAAAATCGAAATGCACTTTCTGCCGGACGTGTATGTGACCTGCGAAGTGTGCAAGGGACAGCGGTACAACCGCGAAACGCTCGACGTGCTGTACAAAGGCAAGAGCATCGCCGACATCCTCAACATGACGGTCGATGAAGCGCTGGTCTTCTTCGACGCCGTTCCATTCATCAAGGCCAAGCTGCAGACGCTGCACGACGTGGGTCTGCACTACATTCGACTTGGACAGTCCGCCACCACGCTCTCCGGTGGCGAGGCCCAACGCGTGAAACTGTCCCGTGAATTGTCGAAGCGGGCGACCGGGCGGACGCTCTACATCCTCGATGAGCCTACGACCGGTCTGCACTTCGCCGACATTCAGCGGCTGCTGGACGTGCTGGATCGGTTGGTGGAAGCAGGGAATACGGTCTTGGTCATCGAACACAACTTGGACATGATCAGGAACGCCGACTGGATCATCGATCTGGGGCCCGAGGGAGGCGACCGCGGGGGTAAGGTGGTGGCGGAAGGGACGCCGAAGGAGATCGCGCGGGTGAAGGAGTCGTATACAGGGCAAGTGTTGAAAGAAGCGGGAGTGGGCTGA
- a CDS encoding membrane protein gives MQTIALLTISNVFMTLAWYGHLKFKEYPLLTVILVSWGIAFVEYCFQVPANRIGHAQFTAAQLKTMQEVITLTVFSVFSVVYLKEALKWNYAVGFLLIVAAVFVIFKEW, from the coding sequence ATGCAGACGATAGCCCTGTTGACGATCTCGAATGTGTTCATGACGTTGGCCTGGTATGGGCATCTCAAGTTCAAAGAATACCCGCTCCTCACCGTCATCCTCGTGAGTTGGGGCATTGCCTTCGTTGAGTACTGTTTCCAGGTTCCGGCCAATCGAATCGGGCATGCGCAGTTCACAGCCGCCCAACTTAAGACGATGCAGGAAGTGATCACACTAACGGTGTTTTCCGTCTTCTCCGTGGTGTACCTCAAAGAGGCGCTGAAGTGGAATTATGCGGTGGGATTTCTCCTCATTGTCGCGGCCGTGTTCGTTATTTTCAAAGAGTGGTGA
- a CDS encoding ATP-binding protein, with product MPKAKSTGKSAKPVRPAKAALTVPTSPPTAEDFEKLGVFYLGRPYDLAAKAPKPGWLLYDSKDLVTHAVCVGMTGSGKTGLCLALLEEAAIDGIPAIIIDPKGDLSNLLLTFPELRAEDFLSWINEDDARRKGLAPAEYAATQASMWKAGLAQWGQDGARIARLREAAEFTVYTPGSGAGLPVSIVKSFAVPDAQILDDAELFRDRIATTATSLLGLLGIATDPIKSREHILLCTILDAAWTKGQDLDLGALIHQIQTPPVSRVGVMDLESFYPSKERFELAMQLNNLLAAPGFASWLEGEPLDIQSLLYAPTGKPRHSIFSIAHLNDAERMFFVSLLLNHMLGWVRAQSGTTTLRALLYMDEIFGYLPPVANPPSKGPLLTLLKQARAFGVGMVLATQNPVDLDYKGLANAGTWFIGRLQTERDKARVLEGLEGASASAGKRFDRQTMEATLAGLGNRIFLMNNVHEDEPVIFETRWVMSYLRGPLTRTQIKTLMDPIRSHASRVTCHAGAEDQSGSLRLTIDELRMTNTRPVLPPDVPQVFLPLRGGKGANGQVVYHPALMGIAQIRFIDTKQGVRSTQDVTHLTDLSKEVVAVEWDRAKQASVFREDLERVPEDGAQFMEASSLASQSKHYDAWKKDYVNWLYRTATVDLLRSPSSGVLSAPGESERDFRVRLQQLARERRDRTVEKLRQKYASKIATLQDRIRRAEQAVEREKDQATQSGFQAALSVGATILGAFMGRKTLSRTTLGKAATALGKAGRTVKETKDIGMAEENVVALRQRLAELEAQFKAEADPTPAVDTLAEPLDTVALRPMKSNIAVKTVTLAWLPYRQEADGTQMPAWG from the coding sequence ATGCCCAAGGCGAAGTCCACCGGCAAGTCTGCGAAGCCAGTGAGGCCCGCAAAGGCGGCCTTGACCGTGCCCACGAGCCCTCCGACCGCAGAGGATTTTGAGAAGCTTGGTGTGTTCTACCTGGGGCGGCCGTACGACCTGGCAGCCAAGGCTCCCAAGCCCGGCTGGTTGCTCTACGATTCAAAGGATCTCGTGACCCACGCCGTCTGTGTGGGAATGACCGGCAGTGGCAAAACCGGGCTATGCCTAGCTCTTCTCGAGGAAGCGGCGATTGATGGTATTCCGGCGATTATCATCGATCCGAAAGGGGACCTGTCCAACTTACTCCTGACGTTTCCCGAATTGCGAGCTGAAGACTTTCTGTCCTGGATCAACGAAGACGATGCGCGTAGGAAGGGGTTGGCGCCAGCCGAGTACGCCGCAACGCAAGCGTCCATGTGGAAAGCCGGGTTGGCGCAATGGGGGCAGGACGGGGCTCGGATTGCCCGTCTCCGGGAGGCGGCTGAGTTCACCGTCTATACTCCTGGTAGCGGCGCGGGGTTGCCGGTCTCGATCGTCAAGTCGTTCGCCGTTCCGGATGCGCAGATTCTGGACGATGCCGAACTGTTCCGGGACCGGATCGCGACGACGGCAACGAGCCTGTTGGGGTTATTGGGGATTGCGACGGATCCCATCAAAAGCCGCGAACACATTCTTCTTTGCACCATCCTCGATGCGGCCTGGACGAAGGGACAGGACCTCGATCTGGGGGCATTGATCCATCAGATCCAAACGCCGCCCGTGTCGAGGGTCGGCGTCATGGACCTTGAATCGTTCTATCCTTCTAAAGAGCGATTCGAGTTGGCCATGCAGTTGAACAATCTGCTTGCGGCGCCGGGATTTGCCTCGTGGTTGGAAGGGGAGCCGCTGGACATTCAATCGCTGCTGTACGCCCCGACCGGAAAACCGCGGCACTCCATTTTTTCCATTGCCCACCTTAATGATGCGGAACGCATGTTTTTTGTCTCTCTCCTCTTGAATCACATGTTGGGTTGGGTGCGGGCCCAGTCGGGCACGACAACTCTGCGGGCGCTCCTCTACATGGACGAAATTTTCGGATATCTCCCGCCGGTGGCCAATCCTCCGTCTAAAGGGCCTCTGCTCACGCTGTTGAAACAGGCCCGTGCATTCGGGGTCGGCATGGTTCTAGCGACGCAGAATCCCGTCGACTTGGACTATAAGGGCCTGGCCAATGCCGGAACCTGGTTCATCGGGCGCCTCCAGACGGAGCGCGACAAGGCGCGCGTGCTTGAAGGATTGGAAGGGGCATCAGCCAGCGCCGGGAAGAGGTTCGACCGTCAGACAATGGAGGCGACACTCGCGGGGCTCGGCAATCGCATTTTCCTCATGAACAATGTGCACGAAGACGAGCCGGTGATTTTTGAAACGCGTTGGGTGATGTCTTATTTGCGAGGGCCGTTGACGCGCACACAAATCAAGACGTTGATGGACCCCATCAGAAGCCACGCGTCACGCGTCACGTGTCACGCGGGGGCAGAGGATCAATCCGGTTCACTACGATTGACGATTGACGAATTACGAATGACGAACACTCGGCCGGTTCTGCCGCCGGACGTTCCACAGGTGTTCCTGCCGCTGCGCGGGGGGAAGGGTGCGAATGGCCAGGTCGTGTACCACCCGGCGTTGATGGGGATCGCTCAGATCCGCTTCATCGATACGAAGCAGGGGGTCCGGTCGACACAGGATGTCACACACCTGACTGATCTCTCCAAAGAGGTCGTTGCCGTCGAATGGGATCGTGCCAAGCAGGCGTCGGTCTTCCGCGAGGACTTGGAGCGTGTCCCCGAGGATGGCGCACAGTTCATGGAAGCGAGCAGCCTGGCGAGCCAGTCTAAGCATTACGATGCCTGGAAGAAGGACTACGTCAATTGGCTCTATCGAACGGCTACGGTCGATCTGCTCCGGAGCCCGTCGTCCGGAGTCCTGTCTGCGCCAGGCGAGTCGGAACGAGACTTTCGTGTTCGGCTTCAACAACTGGCGCGCGAGCGGCGGGATCGAACCGTGGAAAAGCTCCGGCAGAAGTACGCCTCGAAAATAGCGACGCTCCAAGATCGGATTCGGCGAGCCGAACAGGCCGTGGAGCGCGAGAAAGATCAGGCGACCCAAAGCGGATTTCAGGCAGCGCTGTCCGTTGGAGCCACGATCCTTGGAGCTTTCATGGGACGCAAGACGTTGTCGCGCACGACCCTCGGGAAGGCCGCGACCGCGCTGGGAAAAGCCGGGCGAACCGTCAAGGAGACCAAGGACATTGGGATGGCGGAGGAGAATGTCGTGGCGCTACGACAACGATTGGCCGAACTTGAGGCTCAGTTCAAAGCGGAGGCCGACCCCACACCTGCCGTGGATACTCTCGCGGAGCCACTTGATACCGTCGCGCTCCGCCCGATGAAGAGCAATATTGCGGTGAAGACCGTTACGTTGGCTTGGCTGCCGTATCGACAGGAGGCCGATGGGACGCAGATGCCTGCATGGGGCTAG
- a CDS encoding aromatic hydrocarbon degradation protein: protein MRTCPPSSGLRRRQLRRTAWALVALASLSLIVPEHGWSVNGLDLIGSGGMSTGLAGADTAIALDFSTINTNPAGMSFVGNSWAAGLSFGMLKSEQTLTNAQNNREGQDHPLFLGNSGILYHLPNTKVTLGIGFFTVGGLTSDFRDLATPLGTTDRIGSQLRHYKITPTISYQFTPRLSLGASLGLSYTDVSLAVLPNSPGAPGLGVGFQSEGSCDRHNGLAPPTGNCLYALGIVPKFGLMYRLTDTVTFGIAYTMASNLPLRNGRVTQNLGLIGLGTATYDAKATGLKWADDIAVGLAFQPNPDWLLSFKFQWINWDGALNSVVFDLSNGSNPLVPTSQTTFALNWRDQYVVAVGSAYHVNEWLMVHGGYNFGNDPTRTQYIDPTTANITVHHFVGGVTYKFTPGMWLDVLTTYVLPNEVTYNHPLWGPNTTSRIAGYDVIASFSYRR from the coding sequence ATGAGGACGTGCCCCCCAAGTTCAGGTTTGAGGCGTCGTCAACTGCGGCGCACGGCGTGGGCGCTGGTCGCGTTGGCCAGCCTCTCTCTGATCGTCCCGGAGCACGGATGGTCGGTCAATGGGCTCGATCTGATCGGCTCCGGCGGCATGTCCACTGGGCTGGCGGGTGCCGATACGGCTATTGCACTCGACTTCAGCACGATCAATACCAATCCAGCCGGCATGAGCTTTGTGGGGAATTCGTGGGCCGCCGGGCTGTCCTTCGGAATGCTCAAAAGCGAGCAAACACTCACGAATGCGCAGAACAACCGGGAGGGGCAGGATCATCCGCTCTTCCTGGGCAACTCGGGCATTCTGTACCATCTGCCGAACACAAAGGTCACACTCGGCATTGGCTTCTTTACCGTCGGGGGATTGACCTCTGATTTCCGAGATCTCGCGACACCTCTCGGCACCACTGATCGTATCGGCAGCCAGTTGCGTCACTACAAGATTACACCGACCATCTCGTACCAGTTTACCCCTAGGCTTTCATTGGGCGCCTCGCTCGGTCTCTCATATACCGACGTGTCATTGGCGGTACTCCCCAATTCTCCCGGAGCCCCGGGCCTGGGGGTCGGATTCCAAAGCGAAGGCTCGTGCGATCGCCACAACGGACTCGCCCCTCCGACCGGAAACTGTCTGTATGCACTGGGCATCGTTCCGAAGTTCGGACTCATGTATCGACTCACGGACACCGTGACGTTCGGCATTGCCTATACCATGGCGTCGAATCTTCCGTTGCGCAACGGACGGGTCACGCAGAATCTCGGACTGATCGGCCTCGGGACCGCCACCTACGATGCCAAGGCGACCGGACTCAAATGGGCCGACGACATTGCCGTGGGCCTTGCCTTCCAGCCGAACCCCGATTGGCTCTTGTCCTTCAAGTTCCAGTGGATCAATTGGGATGGGGCGCTCAACAGCGTCGTGTTCGACCTGTCGAATGGAAGCAACCCGCTCGTTCCGACGAGCCAAACCACCTTTGCGTTGAATTGGCGCGACCAGTACGTGGTGGCGGTCGGATCGGCCTACCATGTCAATGAATGGTTGATGGTTCATGGCGGATACAACTTTGGGAACGACCCGACGCGCACCCAATACATCGACCCCACGACGGCCAATATTACCGTGCACCACTTCGTGGGTGGAGTGACGTACAAGTTCACACCCGGGATGTGGCTCGACGTGCTGACCACGTACGTGCTTCCGAACGAAGTGACGTACAATCATCCCTTGTGGGGGCCGAACACCACGAGCCGGATCGCCGGCTACGACGTGATCGCATCGTTCAGTTATCGCCGGTAA
- a CDS encoding UPF0114 protein, with translation MEPHQPDLAPQNLADTRLSIGTAIEHAFESVVFASRWIQAPLYGGLIVAELLYAYKFLVELWEMVHNLRELTETVFMLGVLSLIDITMVANLLTMVVIGGYATFVSKLDLEGHPDRPDWLSHVDPGTIKVKLAASLIGISSIHLLKAFVNVSNVPPEHIQWQILIHMTFLGSAILLAWTDKLMQRDRKHA, from the coding sequence ATGGAGCCACATCAGCCTGACCTTGCCCCACAGAATCTTGCGGATACACGGTTGTCCATCGGTACTGCGATCGAGCACGCGTTCGAATCGGTCGTTTTTGCGAGCCGATGGATCCAGGCCCCGCTGTACGGCGGGTTGATCGTCGCCGAGTTACTGTACGCGTACAAGTTCTTGGTCGAGCTCTGGGAGATGGTCCACAATCTCCGCGAGCTAACCGAAACCGTCTTCATGTTAGGAGTGTTGTCCCTCATCGACATTACGATGGTCGCGAACTTGTTGACCATGGTGGTGATTGGAGGGTATGCGACGTTCGTCAGCAAACTTGATCTGGAGGGGCACCCGGACCGGCCGGATTGGTTGAGTCACGTCGACCCTGGCACGATCAAAGTCAAGCTGGCTGCATCGTTGATCGGGATTTCGAGCATCCACCTGCTCAAGGCGTTTGTGAACGTGAGTAATGTGCCGCCTGAGCATATCCAGTGGCAGATCCTGATCCATATGACGTTCTTGGGGTCGGCGATCCTGCTCGCATGGACCGACAAGCTCATGCAACGGGATCGCAAACACGCCTAG
- a CDS encoding DNA-binding response regulator, which translates to MTSVKSAPISVLFVDDHELVIAGIQSVLRLVPEIRMVGEAQTAADAVREAQRLKPDVVLLDIRLPDGSGIEACREILATCPHTKVLFLTSYADDDTVRAAVLSGAQGYVLKDIRTESLVSTIKAVAAGQALLDPSITKTTLLWLQSLSGRRPSTSYSRLSPQEERILPKLAEGKTNKEIAVAMNLSEKTVKNYLANIFDKLGVTRRSQAAAFYVQQCNRTMPTGSGSPDSEFETS; encoded by the coding sequence ATGACCAGTGTCAAAAGCGCTCCCATTTCCGTCCTGTTCGTGGACGATCACGAATTGGTGATCGCCGGGATCCAAAGCGTCCTGCGCCTGGTGCCCGAGATTCGGATGGTGGGCGAGGCTCAAACCGCAGCCGATGCCGTCCGCGAAGCGCAGCGCCTGAAGCCCGACGTCGTTCTCCTCGATATCCGCCTGCCGGATGGAAGCGGCATCGAGGCCTGTCGAGAAATTTTGGCGACGTGCCCTCACACCAAGGTCCTCTTCCTCACCAGCTATGCCGACGACGACACGGTGCGGGCAGCGGTCCTTTCCGGGGCGCAAGGCTACGTCTTGAAGGATATCCGGACCGAATCGCTTGTTTCGACCATCAAGGCCGTAGCCGCCGGGCAAGCGCTGCTCGACCCCTCCATCACCAAGACGACGCTGTTATGGTTGCAGTCACTCTCCGGACGGCGGCCATCCACATCCTATTCGCGTTTGTCCCCTCAGGAGGAGCGTATTCTCCCAAAATTGGCCGAAGGAAAGACCAACAAGGAAATCGCCGTAGCCATGAATCTGAGCGAAAAGACGGTCAAGAACTACCTGGCCAACATCTTCGATAAGCTGGGCGTGACCCGTCGCTCTCAAGCCGCTGCGTTCTACGTGCAGCAATGCAACCGCACCATGCCAACCGGGTCAGGATCGCCTGATTCGGAATTCGAAACGAGCTAG